From a single Methanobrevibacter oralis genomic region:
- a CDS encoding DUF11 domain-containing protein — MLITLSCLFAVSAKEIYVSSDGSDDLNGTDLDNPCSFKRAINISEDGDSIKMKAGNYSISERISKSLNITAYNNDVVNIKHLNSYVFSVVDNKNLVLNSLNFKNFNMAVESSKNPNITINNCLFERSTYMCLNLQGGGTLTITDSIFRNNAGVQGSAINFQNDAYKNRSYVYINNTIFDSNHGSNLGGVIYISLSDMYLYNNTFINNKGDYTGGVIFNDVSRIFDKSSRYVNNGARYSGGAIYIRGDNDLGSYYGDHVEFINNSAPYKNGDPGSYGTSGGVFTAFGGGEIVLNNSVLTGNKAMLRGGAIWSDQRVTIINTLISNNSAYNETGLTIGGGIYCPLLKANIINSTISNNHAKEYPDIFNDITFPSVDIVEVINNTDGKKISIKNLTNPVSYCLQPGILNIANNPIIETGTNKLIGSGGYFRGKPIGELLKIFIVQNYQRVLDGKISKDLFKNVLHFISSGCSLVPSPFNESYSSHRLIKQTLDEYERGIRYPDVNAKGSINWLTKKYLTYNFYQFSNDVHQDLIVFTFNESNITDEPPINVTKKVNITNPDFNTTVSYTITVKNTNKTTLVVDVLVIDTLSEGLIFKGASHNGLYNNTTNTITWILNIPADGEINLFVNATIGKFGKINNTVNVFNKTANVTVNVPNTNVTKTVNVTNPSFNDKVGYTITIFNLNPDVNLINLLVRDVLGEGLVFKGASDGGVYNASSRTITWIINITKGGNTVLHVNATVNKYGKLVNKVFVGNKTANATVYVPKEPPVEPPVDPPVEPPVEPPVDPPVNPQVPEKPNVENNKTIKKVSSMNPNNTGNPILLLVLSVLISIPLIRRSKK, encoded by the coding sequence ATGTTAATAACATTATCATGTTTATTTGCTGTTAGTGCTAAAGAAATATATGTATCATCTGATGGTTCAGATGATTTAAATGGTACAGATTTAGATAATCCTTGTAGTTTTAAAAGAGCCATTAATATTTCTGAAGATGGTGATTCTATTAAAATGAAAGCAGGTAATTATTCAATATCTGAAAGGATTAGTAAATCTTTAAATATTACTGCCTATAATAATGACGTTGTTAACATAAAGCATTTAAATTCATATGTATTTTCTGTTGTGGATAATAAAAATTTGGTTTTAAATTCTTTAAATTTTAAGAATTTTAATATGGCTGTAGAATCAAGTAAAAACCCAAATATAACAATTAACAATTGCTTGTTTGAAAGAAGTACTTACATGTGTCTTAATTTGCAGGGTGGGGGTACTCTCACTATAACTGACTCAATATTTAGAAATAATGCTGGTGTTCAAGGTAGTGCGATAAACTTCCAAAACGATGCATATAAAAATAGGTCTTATGTGTATATAAATAACACTATTTTTGATTCAAACCATGGTAGTAACTTAGGGGGAGTAATTTATATTTCTCTTTCTGACATGTATCTTTATAATAATACTTTTATTAATAATAAAGGCGATTATACTGGAGGTGTAATCTTTAATGATGTCTCTAGAATTTTTGATAAAAGTTCTAGATATGTTAATAATGGTGCACGTTATTCTGGTGGTGCTATTTATATTAGAGGAGATAATGATTTAGGTTCTTATTATGGTGACCATGTAGAATTTATAAATAATTCTGCTCCGTATAAAAATGGTGATCCTGGAAGTTATGGAACTTCTGGAGGGGTTTTCACTGCATTTGGTGGTGGAGAAATTGTTTTAAATAATTCTGTTCTTACAGGAAATAAAGCAATGCTAAGAGGAGGAGCAATTTGGTCAGACCAAAGAGTTACAATTATAAATACTCTTATTTCAAATAATTCTGCTTATAATGAAACTGGTTTAACGATTGGTGGAGGCATATATTGCCCTCTTTTAAAAGCAAATATAATAAATTCTACTATTTCAAATAATCATGCAAAAGAATATCCTGATATTTTTAATGATATAACTTTTCCTTCAGTTGATATTGTGGAGGTCATTAATAATACCGATGGTAAAAAGATTAGTATCAAAAATTTAACTAATCCTGTAAGTTATTGTTTACAACCAGGAATTCTGAATATTGCTAACAATCCTATAATTGAGACTGGTACAAATAAATTAATTGGTTCTGGAGGATATTTCCGTGGTAAACCTATTGGAGAACTTTTAAAAATTTTTATAGTTCAAAATTATCAAAGAGTTCTTGATGGTAAAATTAGCAAAGATCTCTTCAAGAATGTACTGCATTTCATATCAAGTGGATGTTCATTAGTACCTTCTCCATTTAATGAATCTTATTCATCTCATAGATTGATTAAACAAACTTTAGATGAATATGAAAGAGGGATCAGGTATCCAGATGTAAATGCAAAAGGTTCGATTAATTGGCTAACAAAGAAATACTTAACATATAATTTTTATCAATTCTCAAATGATGTTCACCAAGATTTGATAGTATTCACATTTAATGAGTCAAATATAACTGATGAACCACCAATTAATGTAACTAAAAAAGTAAATATTACAAATCCTGATTTTAATACCACAGTATCTTATACTATAACAGTAAAAAACACTAATAAAACAACACTTGTTGTTGATGTTTTAGTTATTGATACTTTAAGTGAAGGATTAATTTTTAAAGGTGCTTCTCATAATGGGTTGTATAACAATACAACAAATACAATTACTTGGATTCTAAATATTCCTGCAGATGGTGAAATTAACCTTTTTGTTAATGCAACAATTGGAAAATTTGGTAAAATTAACAATACTGTTAATGTTTTCAATAAAACTGCAAATGTCACTGTTAATGTTCCAAATACTAATGTAACAAAAACAGTAAATGTTACAAATCCTAGCTTTAATGATAAGGTTGGTTATACAATTACTATTTTTAATCTTAATCCCGATGTTAACTTGATAAATCTTCTTGTTAGAGATGTTTTAGGTGAGGGTTTAGTTTTCAAAGGTGCTTCTGACGGTGGTGTTTATAATGCTAGTTCTCGTACTATTACTTGGATTATAAATATCACTAAAGGTGGAAATACTGTTCTTCATGTTAATGCTACTGTTAATAAATATGGTAAGTTAGTTAACAAGGTTTTTGTTGGGAATAAAACTGCAAATGCCACTGTTTATGTTCCAAAAGAACCTCCAGTAGAACCTCCTGTTGATCCTCCAGTAGAGCCTCCAGTAGAGCCTCCTGTTGACCCTCCTGTGAATCCACAGGTACCAGAAAAACCAAATGTTGAAAACAACAAAACTATTAAAAAAGTTTCTTCAATGAATCCTAATAATACAGGTAATCCAATACTCTTACTTGTTTTATCTGTCCTTATTTCAATTCCTTTAATAAGAAGAAGTAAAAAGTAA
- a CDS encoding NAD(P)-dependent glycerol-1-phosphate dehydrogenase, whose protein sequence is MSNRKIQMPREVYIDPGIIDETGEICKSLHLDKKVLIVTGPNTYDIGAKQVINSLEKADIQSEVKIVDDASYDSIEEVEELVTPETTILGVGGGKVIDVAKLSSCNKGVYFVSMPTTASHDGIASPLASIKDSTTFTSAKAHAPIAVIADTNIIANSPFRLLSAGCADLISNFTAVKDWELAHRLKHESFSESAAALSLMSANMITDNVDNIKAGLEASARIVMKTLFSSGMAISIAGSSRPASGSEHMFSHALDKILDKPALHGEQCGIGTILMMYLYGGDWKFIRDSIKAVGAPINAKQIGIAEEDIIEALVMANEIRPERYTILGDNGISREAAYELAYKTEVI, encoded by the coding sequence ATGAGTAATAGGAAAATACAAATGCCTCGTGAAGTTTACATTGATCCAGGTATTATTGATGAGACAGGAGAAATTTGTAAATCGCTCCATTTAGATAAAAAGGTTTTAATTGTCACAGGACCTAATACTTATGATATTGGAGCAAAACAAGTAATAAATTCATTAGAAAAGGCAGATATTCAGAGTGAAGTTAAAATTGTTGATGATGCTTCTTATGATTCAATTGAAGAAGTTGAAGAATTAGTGACTCCTGAAACTACAATTTTAGGCGTTGGTGGAGGAAAAGTTATTGATGTAGCTAAACTTTCTTCATGCAATAAGGGGGTTTATTTTGTTTCAATGCCTACAACTGCTTCTCATGACGGTATTGCATCTCCTTTGGCTTCTATAAAAGATTCAACTACTTTCACATCAGCTAAAGCACATGCACCAATAGCTGTTATTGCAGACACTAATATTATTGCAAACTCTCCATTTAGATTATTGTCTGCAGGATGTGCCGATTTAATTTCAAATTTCACTGCTGTTAAGGATTGGGAATTAGCTCATAGACTTAAACATGAGTCATTTAGTGAATCTGCAGCTGCATTATCTTTAATGTCTGCAAATATGATTACTGATAATGTGGATAATATTAAAGCAGGTCTTGAAGCTAGTGCTCGGATTGTCATGAAAACATTATTTAGTAGTGGTATGGCTATTAGTATTGCAGGTTCTAGTCGTCCAGCTAGTGGTTCTGAACACATGTTTTCACATGCATTAGATAAAATATTGGATAAACCAGCTTTACATGGTGAACAATGTGGAATTGGAACAATATTAATGATGTATTTATATGGGGGAGATTGGAAATTTATTAGAGATTCTATAAAGGCAGTTGGAGCTCCTATAAATGCAAAACAAATAGGAATCGCTGAAGAGGATATAATTGAAGCTTTAGTAATGGCTAATGAAATAAGACCTGAAAGATATACAATTTTAGGGGATAATGGAATTTCTCGTGAAGCAGCATATGAACTGGCTTATAAAACAGAGGTGATTTAG
- a CDS encoding UPF0179 family protein: MITLIGKSLANEGLEFVFKGPASECESCRFKPSCVDNLEENRKYVVMEVRDNEQKCPIHDENKVVPVVVELANINILTNSKNIFEGSTFTYNPLDCDEYCEFHDFCFPEGLVENDKCIVIKNNGKHDGECIKGYKLNKLSLGFVV; this comes from the coding sequence ATGATTACTTTAATTGGTAAATCTTTAGCTAATGAAGGTTTAGAGTTTGTTTTTAAAGGTCCTGCTAGTGAATGTGAAAGTTGTAGATTTAAACCATCATGTGTAGATAATTTAGAAGAAAATAGAAAATATGTTGTAATGGAAGTTCGGGATAATGAACAAAAATGCCCCATACATGATGAAAATAAGGTGGTACCGGTTGTTGTTGAATTAGCTAATATTAATATATTAACTAACTCTAAAAATATTTTTGAGGGTTCAACTTTTACATATAATCCTTTAGATTGTGATGAATATTGTGAATTCCATGATTTTTGTTTTCCAGAAGGATTAGTTGAAAATGATAAATGTATTGTAATTAAAAATAATGGAAAGCATGATGGGGAATGTATTAAAGGGTATAAACTTAATAAACTTAGTTTAGGATTTGTTGTTTAG
- the rpiA gene encoding ribose-5-phosphate isomerase RpiA — protein MKDASKNDSSKKNAGYKAAEYVEDGMVLGLGTGSTTHYFIEKVGMRIRDEGIKVLGIPTSFQSLLIAKKWNIPITTLEEHDINLSVDGADEVDVEFNLIKGGGAAHTKEKIVDYAAENFIVIVDESKVKKSLGDFPVPVEVLPDASRMVIQTLEDMGAICNIRMAIRKDGPVITDNGNFLIDAKFSEIESPSHLEIDLNSIPGVVENGIFSQMVDKVIIGTDNGTYEL, from the coding sequence ATGAAAGATGCTAGTAAAAATGATTCTAGTAAAAAAAATGCAGGCTATAAAGCTGCAGAATATGTTGAAGATGGAATGGTTTTAGGTCTGGGAACTGGATCAACTACTCATTATTTCATTGAAAAGGTAGGTATGAGGATTCGTGATGAAGGAATTAAAGTATTGGGAATTCCAACATCTTTTCAATCTTTATTAATAGCTAAAAAATGGAATATTCCAATTACTACTTTAGAAGAACATGATATTAATTTGTCTGTTGATGGGGCTGATGAGGTAGATGTGGAATTTAATCTTATTAAGGGTGGAGGAGCAGCCCATACTAAAGAAAAAATCGTTGATTATGCAGCGGAGAATTTTATTGTAATCGTTGATGAATCTAAAGTTAAAAAATCTTTAGGTGATTTTCCAGTACCTGTTGAAGTATTACCTGATGCATCACGAATGGTTATTCAAACTTTAGAAGACATGGGTGCTATTTGCAATATAAGGATGGCTATCCGTAAAGATGGTCCTGTAATAACTGATAATGGTAATTTTTTAATTGATGCTAAATTTAGCGAAATTGAAAGTCCATCTCACTTAGAAATTGATTTAAATTCAATTCCTGGCGTTGTTGAAAATGGAATTTTCTCCCAAATGGTTGATAAGGTAATAATTGGTACTGATAATGGTACTTATGAATTGTAG
- a CDS encoding right-handed parallel beta-helix repeat-containing protein produces MKNKGFILAIFLIFIVFLSLSNVYADDISNNNLTTSDNLEIQKSQDIASISQNNENNKLSSSYDITIGSDSATIQNTINAMEDGDTLNFEAGEYRDICIYVNKSITINGNGATLIGYNTPSQNNTPSIIYNKTSDNGYGISNFATLYILGNSKNTTNNVIITGLTIVGQNTAYGNAAVYSEYCNNLNFSNNVIKGSSWGLYYRFCHDGTIGNNLIQDQSTTGILNFGSARSIIVNNTIKNSKNHGIDVRHGTGPNVKVINNTIIASKEGIYLMHSKGHYVSGNKLINNTISSISCYGSSLITLVNNTLIKSRIGILLGGGYSNITVGKNDFSLDNLPYPPTFVYYVAEAKSDYQSATEIVGTYSDSSTYENTYTQTVNIATPKMISIDYTVILNQNGNIYNVTNGMTSAQIQGLIDSMHNGDTLSFERNAIFRNISIYTDKNIKIIGNNATLIGYDNVNMTNVPEKIRKTTEEGGYALSERAVLYILNNTNVVVSNLNIIAKYLGYNTSKVNVKTDEYKTAGIRTQKSTNITITNVDIKGASWGIYLEYSGNALISNNKIHDVYTTGILNFRTPNSLIANNTITNAINHGIDVRHGTGPNVTVFNNTIIGAKEGIYLMHSKGHSVYNNTIINSKISGITAYGSGNEVIFNNTITGVRIAILLGGNYYNVTIGKNNYSLDSLPFPPTFATYIAKAENKYQSEDNVIRTYSDKESVKIIANNITTTSKTGEFSVILTDMDGKAIKMQNITFTVNNKNYTTKTDENGTAKINYNVNDGINTVSIIYSGNDNYASATQNYTITVNRITSKITIPKSINVYLTKAVSGYNYKIILKDAFGKVLANKTLTVTYNSKTYNIKTNDKGVATIKAVKSLGSKKISIKFAGDTTYKSTIATGTIKVIKEKSVLKVPKKTFKAKAKSKKIKITLKSKSGKAIKNARITLKVKGKTYKAKTDSKGIATVKLKLTKKGIFKATTKFSGNKYYNGVSLKSKIIIKK; encoded by the coding sequence ATGAAAAATAAAGGTTTTATTTTAGCTATTTTTTTAATTTTTATTGTTTTTTTAAGTTTATCTAATGTATATGCAGATGATATATCTAATAATAATTTAACTACTAGTGATAATTTAGAAATTCAAAAAAGTCAAGATATAGCTAGTATAAGTCAAAATAATGAAAATAACAAATTATCTTCATCTTATGATATTACTATTGGTTCAGATAGTGCGACTATCCAAAATACAATTAACGCTATGGAAGATGGAGATACTTTAAACTTTGAAGCTGGTGAATATAGAGATATTTGTATTTATGTAAACAAAAGTATTACAATAAATGGTAATGGAGCAACATTAATAGGTTATAATACACCTTCACAAAATAACACTCCCAGTATTATTTATAACAAAACAAGTGACAATGGTTATGGAATAAGCAACTTTGCAACACTATACATATTAGGAAACTCTAAAAATACAACAAATAATGTGATTATTACTGGTTTAACAATTGTTGGACAAAATACTGCTTATGGCAATGCTGCTGTTTATTCAGAGTACTGTAATAATTTGAATTTTTCAAATAATGTTATTAAAGGTTCCTCTTGGGGACTTTACTATCGTTTTTGTCATGATGGAACTATTGGTAATAATTTAATCCAAGACCAATCTACAACAGGTATCTTAAACTTTGGATCTGCTAGAAGTATTATTGTAAATAACACAATTAAAAATTCTAAAAATCATGGAATCGATGTGAGACATGGAACAGGACCAAATGTTAAAGTTATTAACAATACAATAATTGCTTCAAAAGAAGGAATCTATCTAATGCATTCTAAAGGACATTATGTAAGTGGAAATAAATTAATTAACAACACAATAAGTTCTATAAGTTGTTATGGTTCATCATTAATTACTTTAGTTAACAATACATTAATTAAATCTAGAATAGGTATTCTATTAGGTGGAGGATACTCAAATATTACTGTTGGTAAAAATGATTTTAGTTTAGATAACTTACCTTATCCTCCAACATTTGTATACTATGTAGCTGAAGCAAAAAGTGATTATCAATCAGCAACTGAAATTGTTGGAACCTACTCTGACAGTTCCACTTATGAAAACACCTACACCCAAACAGTAAATATTGCAACACCAAAAATGATTTCTATTGATTATACTGTAATTTTAAACCAAAATGGAAACATATACAACGTAACTAATGGAATGACAAGTGCTCAAATCCAAGGGTTAATTGACTCTATGCATAATGGAGATACTTTATCCTTTGAAAGAAATGCAATATTTAGAAATATTTCAATTTATACAGATAAAAATATTAAGATAATAGGAAATAACGCAACATTAATCGGATATGACAATGTTAACATGACTAATGTTCCTGAAAAAATTAGAAAAACTACTGAAGAAGGAGGATATGCTCTTTCTGAACGTGCTGTACTATATATTCTTAATAACACAAATGTAGTTGTAAGTAACTTAAATATTATTGCTAAATATCTTGGTTATAATACATCTAAAGTTAATGTAAAAACTGATGAATATAAAACTGCAGGAATCCGTACACAAAAAAGCACAAATATTACAATTACGAATGTTGATATTAAAGGAGCATCCTGGGGTATTTATTTAGAATATAGTGGAAATGCATTAATTTCTAATAATAAAATCCATGATGTATATACAACTGGAATTTTAAACTTTAGAACTCCTAACAGTCTTATCGCAAACAACACCATTACAAATGCTATTAACCATGGTATTGATGTGAGACATGGAACCGGACCAAATGTAACTGTATTTAACAATACTATAATTGGTGCTAAAGAAGGAATCTATCTAATGCACTCAAAAGGTCATAGTGTATATAACAATACTATTATTAACTCTAAAATTAGCGGAATTACCGCTTATGGATCTGGAAATGAAGTAATATTTAATAATACAATTACAGGAGTTAGAATAGCTATTTTATTAGGTGGTAACTATTACAATGTAACAATTGGAAAAAACAACTACAGCTTAGATTCACTACCATTTCCACCAACCTTTGCAACATACATCGCAAAAGCAGAAAATAAGTATCAAAGCGAAGATAATGTGATTAGAACCTACAGTGATAAAGAATCTGTAAAAATTATAGCTAATAATATTACAACTACATCAAAAACTGGTGAATTTAGTGTAATATTAACTGATATGGATGGAAAAGCTATTAAAATGCAAAATATTACTTTTACTGTAAATAATAAAAACTACACTACAAAAACAGACGAAAATGGAACTGCAAAAATCAATTATAATGTAAATGATGGTATAAATACCGTAAGTATAATTTATTCTGGAAATGACAACTATGCAAGTGCTACTCAAAACTATACCATTACAGTTAATAGGATAACTAGCAAAATTACAATTCCTAAATCCATAAATGTTTACCTTACAAAAGCTGTTTCAGGATATAATTATAAAATTATCCTTAAGGATGCATTTGGAAAAGTTTTAGCAAATAAAACTCTTACAGTTACCTACAACAGTAAAACTTACAACATTAAAACAAATGATAAAGGTGTAGCTACTATTAAAGCTGTAAAAAGCTTAGGCAGTAAAAAAATTAGCATTAAATTTGCAGGAGATACTACTTACAAATCAACAATTGCAACAGGAACAATTAAAGTAATTAAAGAAAAATCTGTTTTAAAAGTACCTAAAAAGACTTTTAAAGCAAAAGCAAAAAGTAAAAAAATCAAAATTACTTTAAAAAGTAAATCTGGAAAAGCTATTAAAAATGCTAGAATTACCTTAAAAGTTAAAGGAAAAACTTATAAAGCTAAAACTGATTCTAAAGGGATAGCTACTGTGAAACTTAAATTAACTAAAAAAGGAATTTTTAAAGCTACCACCAAGTTTAGTGGAAATAAATACTACAATGGAGTATCTCTAAAATCAAAAATAATTATTAAAAAATAG
- a CDS encoding right-handed parallel beta-helix repeat-containing protein, with product MDKKVFCLFFICFIGLFVISSVNAVEDKITSDYQVTSDLSNEDIQKVFDSANDGDTIEFKSKEYKNISLVVDKKLNIISKVNSNIHVSFDIKNLRINKTFGFYFTPNSKGSLLSGITIVANSADYGIVLNSSDNTIIKNNIITGGANSILIRNSHNVGLTYNDISKAIKNGVQLQNVKNSLFYNNKISYNGRSGIETSNIDNNNISYNIIHHNRFNGISMYNESSSNSIKHNNVYENTNGIYIDSNSKYDIINANTFTSNRRDPNCELGGYESGNGLLFGADFKTAKEGSAARLQVKYNVLTHNEQYQAKNNPELPVFKLGDNWFDSTDDSNTFVCPMLLAGIMKLDTISVKNGIGLQMYDTNGNEVKEFATFDTKVNVDGKQYTAKFVNGRAIIDAKLDSNKEYDVEVEIGGKFVKYKYKATGEKDNNNANNKKPDTTNSGSFNTNRSSKQGNGDSNSPNNHISNSNSSSKKYGSNSSDIYSNDYSDNGQNTISNGDSNANGDESKEGKAYEVVPESKISKSLTETSGIVVLIMVFLMILFIFGYRRGQ from the coding sequence ATGGATAAAAAAGTTTTTTGCCTTTTTTTCATATGTTTTATTGGACTATTCGTTATTTCATCTGTGAATGCAGTTGAGGATAAAATTACATCTGATTATCAAGTTACAAGTGATTTATCTAATGAGGACATTCAAAAAGTGTTTGATAGTGCAAATGATGGAGATACAATCGAATTTAAAAGTAAGGAATATAAAAACATATCTTTAGTTGTAGATAAAAAATTAAACATTATATCAAAGGTTAATAGTAATATTCATGTTTCTTTTGACATTAAAAATTTAAGAATAAATAAAACATTTGGATTTTACTTTACACCTAATAGTAAAGGAAGCCTTTTATCTGGAATTACTATTGTAGCTAATTCTGCTGACTATGGAATTGTTTTAAATTCTTCTGATAATACTATAATTAAAAACAATATAATTACTGGTGGAGCTAATAGTATTTTAATTAGGAATTCTCATAATGTTGGTTTAACTTATAATGATATTTCTAAGGCTATTAAAAATGGTGTTCAACTTCAAAATGTAAAAAACAGTTTATTTTACAATAATAAAATATCATATAATGGAAGATCTGGAATAGAGACTTCTAACATTGATAATAACAATATTTCATATAATATCATTCATCATAATAGATTCAATGGAATTTCAATGTATAATGAGTCTTCATCTAATTCTATTAAACATAATAATGTTTATGAAAATACTAATGGTATTTACATTGATTCTAACTCAAAATATGATATTATTAATGCTAATACATTTACCTCAAATCGTCGTGATCCTAATTGTGAATTGGGAGGCTATGAAAGTGGTAATGGATTATTATTTGGAGCTGATTTTAAAACAGCAAAAGAAGGTTCAGCTGCTAGATTACAAGTCAAATATAATGTTTTAACACATAATGAGCAGTATCAAGCTAAAAATAATCCAGAATTACCAGTTTTCAAATTAGGTGATAATTGGTTTGATTCCACTGATGATTCAAATACATTCGTTTGTCCTATGCTTCTTGCAGGTATTATGAAATTAGATACAATCTCTGTAAAAAATGGAATTGGTCTTCAAATGTATGATACTAATGGAAATGAAGTAAAAGAATTTGCTACATTTGATACTAAAGTAAATGTTGATGGAAAGCAATACACTGCTAAATTTGTCAATGGTAGAGCAATTATCGATGCAAAATTAGATTCAAATAAAGAATATGATGTTGAAGTTGAAATTGGAGGAAAATTTGTAAAATATAAATATAAAGCAACTGGTGAAAAAGATAATAATAATGCAAATAATAAAAAGCCAGATACAACAAATTCAGGATCTTTTAATACTAATAGATCATCTAAACAAGGAAATGGTGATTCAAATTCACCAAATAATCATATTTCTAATTCTAATAGTTCATCTAAAAAATATGGATCTAATAGTTCAGATATATATTCAAATGATTATTCTGATAATGGGCAAAATACAATCTCCAATGGTGATTCTAATGCCAATGGAGATGAATCAAAAGAAGGAAAAGCTTATGAAGTTGTTCCTGAAAGTAAAATATCAAAATCACTTACAGAAACTTCGGGCATTGTTGTACTGATTATGGTATTTTTAATGATTTTATTTATATTTGGATATAGGCGTGGGCAATAA
- a CDS encoding secondary thiamine-phosphate synthase enzyme YjbQ, with protein MIVKNDSLKINSNKNFEIIDITSQITEKILIKDGIVNIFSKHSTSAILVNENEEGLLRDLELILNDMISDNYSYEHDMIDNNAKSHLKSFILSSSETIPIKNSKLDLGIWQSVFFVELDGPRNNRIVDLTFMGEK; from the coding sequence ATGATAGTTAAAAATGATTCTTTAAAGATCAATTCAAATAAAAATTTTGAAATTATTGATATTACTTCTCAAATTACAGAAAAAATACTTATCAAAGATGGTATTGTTAATATCTTTTCAAAACATTCTACTTCTGCTATTTTAGTAAATGAAAATGAGGAAGGTCTTTTAAGAGATTTAGAATTAATTTTAAATGATATGATTTCAGATAATTATTCTTATGAACATGATATGATTGATAATAATGCGAAATCTCATTTAAAGTCATTTATTTTATCATCAAGTGAAACAATTCCCATTAAAAATTCTAAACTCGACCTTGGAATTTGGCAATCAGTATTTTTTGTTGAACTTGATGGGCCACGAAATAATCGAATAGTCGATTTAACATTTATGGGTGAAAAATGA